In Snodgrassella alvi wkB2, the DNA window AACGATCACTGACTACATGTATGCCTTTTTCCAGTGCCGGTTTAATAACCTCATCCAGATGCTGCTGGCGTGCAGCAAATATCATCAGAGTTTCAGTACGGGCATTAGCATGAGTAGCCGGGTTTAATAATAATTCGCGTAATGCCTCACCAATGGGCGTACCGCCGGGTTCACGGGTAAAGAGTACCGGCAGCTGATGTTTTTCAAACCAGTTACGTATGGTATTGAGGTTGGTTGATTTACCGGCACCGTCAATTCCATCCAGAGTAATAAATTTTGCTTTCATCTATAGTTAACCCGGTTAATGCTTTTTCAGAATATATTGGCGGACAGCAGCATTGTGTTCATTCAGATTGTGGCTGAACTGGCTGCGTCCTGTACCATCATTTCGCGCTACAAAGTAAAGATAATTGTTACTGGCCGGATGTGCCGCTGCTTCGAGTGCTGCTTTACCCGGCAACGCAATAGGAGTAGGCGGCAGACCGGAACGAGTATAAGTATTGTATGGTGTATCACGGCGCAAATCCGCTTTTCCAATCTTGCCTTTATAACGGGAACCCATACCATAAATGACAGTAGGATCTGTTTGTAATCTCATGTGCTGATTCAGCCGGTTAACAAATACAGCTGCCACATTGTTTCTGTCTTCAGCATGGCCGGTTTCTTTTTCGATCAGGCTGGCCATAATTAGTAAATCATAGGCAGACTGATAGGGTAAATCACTGCGACGCTCTTCCCATGCAGCCTGTAAATGTCGCTGCATCGTATTAAATGCCTGCTGATAAAGAGATAAATCACTACTGTCTGAACTAATATCATAAGTAGCCGGAAAAAACAGCCCCTCCGCCTGAGTGTAATTACTTTCAGCATTTAGCTGCTGTAGCAATTTGTTGTCAGGCCAGTCTTTCGTAATATGCTCAATATCCGGTGTGTTATCAATTAACCTGCGCATTTGCGCAAATGTACTGCCTTCAATAATCTGCACCGTAATACTGTCTGGTTTACCGTTGCGCAGCCTTTGTAAAATCTGCCAGCTGGAAGCTGAATGGGGAATGCGATAATTACCCCGATTGATTTTATCTCCCATACCCAGCATATAAGCAGTACCGACAAAAACCCAGCGGCTATAAATCACATCATTAGCAGATAAATTACGACTTACTCCGCTAATGCCGTAGCCAGCCGGTATTTTTAACCGATAGCCTGTATTGCTTTTAGGCAGGAATAAAAGTGTTACCCACACCAGCGCAAATACCAGTAAGCCTGTTAATATTAAAAGTATAGTCTGTCTTTTTTTGCGCTGCATAAACGCTTTCCTGTTTGAGAACAAAAAATCTGGGTTAGCATGTAAGTATAAATTTAATTATCAAATGCGACTACTTTATCAATTCATGTTTATACGGGATAAGTGTTATATTCAAAAATCATACCGGTTGAAAACCATATTTTCTCTCATTCTCAGCAAAGATTGAATCAGGGCTTGCAAAATTCGGTAGTTCAGGTAAAATGCGCAACCTATTCAGCAGTAACTCGCTGCACACAGTGGGGGTATAGCTCAGTTGGTAGAGCGCTTGCATGGCATGCAAGAGGTCAGCGGTTCGATCCCGCTTACCTCCACCAATTTACATTAAAGATTCAATGATTTAGGCCACATTAGCACTGTGGCTTTTTTTATTGAAGCTTGGCTGGTGTCAATTTGGTGTCAATTTGGTGTCAAATTGCGCCGAGTTTGCCGCGTACTGTTTTAAGTGATCAACATTCATGTGCGCATATCTTTTTACCATCTTTTCACTGGACCAGCCGCCTAACTCAGTTAGTTGCCGGGTGGGTGTCCCTTGTACTGCGTGATTAGTCGCCCACGTATGCCGGTTATCATGAAATGTATAATTTTCAATCTTAGCCCGCTTTAAAGCTTTTTTCCATGCGGTGCCAGCAGGGTTTTTAATTGGCTTACCGTTGTAAGTAAAGACATTCGTTTTATGCTTACCTCGCTGGCTTAAAATTGCGCTCATGGCTTCATCATTTAGCTGAATTCCTATGGGCTTTGATGATTTTGCCTGAGTAGCAAAAATCCATGCGATCCTTCGCGATAAATCAATTTGCGACCATTTCAAGCCTGCAACATTCGCCCTTTTTAAACTTGTCGCCAGTGCAAAAGTTACAATTGGTTTTAAATGCTCTGGCAGCTCCTTGAACAATCTTTCTTTTTCCAAAGTGGCTCTTGGTTCCGGCTCCTTGAGCATTTCAATATCTGGCATTTTAGATAGCTATCCCCATTTATTAGCAGCTAATAAAACTGTTTTAACTTGGTTTAAATAATGACGCAATCAAGAAATCCTGGTTTTTAAGCCGGGTTTTTTATAAGTGATTAACTTAAACAAGTGAGTATTCTGAATTATAAAAGAGGTAAATTAATAGGATTGACACCTTTATAAAAATATTAAGAATAAAATATCTTAATTGAAATTGACATTAAAATTTAATATCAAATTAATCTAATAAAAACAGAAAATCAATGAGATAATATGAACATATTGGGAAGCATCTGTGAAAATATAAAATGATGAGATAGTAAAATGAGAAATTTATTTGAATTTAAAGGAGTGTTATTCGGGTGCATCAGAAGAAAAATTCTATCTGATAAAGGAATTCATATTGATAACACTACATTAGCAGACATTAATGATACTTTAAATTTATTTGTATCTTCGACCGGCTCCCTTTATTTAAGCCAATATAAGCAGATAGGTTTCGAACCTTATCAATTAATTCTTTACTCACAAAATCGGAAATATATGGTGATGTTTGCATATGTTAGTGTAGGAACTGATGATGAAATCAGAACTTTTTATGATCCGACACGCCCCAAAATCATGGTAGATATGCTTGGTGATAATTGGGATAATAGAATGATTGTCGACGATTTTAGTCTGGTTAGGAGAGCTTTTACTGAATTTTATTTAACAGGTGATATTGATCGTGAAATAGTTTCTTAATAACTAAAAAGCCCCGGTTAACCGGGACTTTATAATTAAAAGTAAATCAGTTAACAATATCATTTTTCTTAATATGTCTTGTTAAGAAACGATATAGAATTGGATTAATACAGCATTATAACGATAAGGAATGATCGCAAAAAGAATTTACTCAAGTGATTTAGTAAATTAATTGTTTAAAGATTGATATTGCTATAGAAAAGATTCATTTGATCGATTTCTTCAGATTAAGAAATGGATGAGATAGTTCTGAAGAAAAGAAACTAGTAGTATGAAAATCGTAATAGTTGTTGAGTGACATTTCCTAAGGATAAATTCAGATGATTATTGAAGATTTAAATATAAACTGGAAAGCAGATGGTTTATCAACATATGATTGGCCTGCAATGGATAAAAATGGAAAAATTGCAATAATGGTGAATGAATCTTGGGGAGATTTACCTAAAGCT includes these proteins:
- the mltG gene encoding endolytic transglycosylase MltG — translated: MQRKKRQTILLILTGLLVFALVWVTLLFLPKSNTGYRLKIPAGYGISGVSRNLSANDVIYSRWVFVGTAYMLGMGDKINRGNYRIPHSASSWQILQRLRNGKPDSITVQIIEGSTFAQMRRLIDNTPDIEHITKDWPDNKLLQQLNAESNYTQAEGLFFPATYDISSDSSDLSLYQQAFNTMQRHLQAAWEERRSDLPYQSAYDLLIMASLIEKETGHAEDRNNVAAVFVNRLNQHMRLQTDPTVIYGMGSRYKGKIGKADLRRDTPYNTYTRSGLPPTPIALPGKAALEAAAHPASNNYLYFVARNDGTGRSQFSHNLNEHNAAVRQYILKKH
- a CDS encoding site-specific integrase; translation: MPDIEMLKEPEPRATLEKERLFKELPEHLKPIVTFALATSLKRANVAGLKWSQIDLSRRIAWIFATQAKSSKPIGIQLNDEAMSAILSQRGKHKTNVFTYNGKPIKNPAGTAWKKALKRAKIENYTFHDNRHTWATNHAVQGTPTRQLTELGGWSSEKMVKRYAHMNVDHLKQYAANSAQFDTKLTPN
- a CDS encoding DUF6911 family protein — encoded protein: MRNLFEFKGVLFGCIRRKILSDKGIHIDNTTLADINDTLNLFVSSTGSLYLSQYKQIGFEPYQLILYSQNRKYMVMFAYVSVGTDDEIRTFYDPTRPKIMVDMLGDNWDNRMIVDDFSLVRRAFTEFYLTGDIDREIVS